One window from the genome of Cryptomeria japonica chromosome 6, Sugi_1.0, whole genome shotgun sequence encodes:
- the LOC131061575 gene encoding probable beta-1,4-xylosyltransferase IRX9H — protein sequence MMASFRRTLSPSTHERSLQNGDMFSVSSPSHKFSSPLSHSSSADLPTTASVFSSIGFLPVWVVVSYVRAFLIGIHPSKSSRSSERSKAKVQVWKRPLLHFLLCFVLGILIGFTPFSMESFSINLASKHQDFAFETKTTEGTNLQQEFSQVGNRGRTIEAIKIESTNNLELEVQQEKEADVLAVSSKKMDSLVGISPVRILDFVPRKLLIVVTPTYNRAFQVFYLNRLAHALRLVAPPVLWIVVEMPAQSMETADLLRKTGVMYRHLVCDKNATNIKDRGIHQRNTALAHIERHRLDGIVYFADDDNMYTLELFEQLRDIRRFGTWPVGMLAHSKNKAILEGPVCNESQVIGWHTNEKSKKLRRFHVDMSGFAFNSTILWDPQRWHRRTKEPIRQLDTVKEGFQETSFIEQVVEDESQMEGLPNGCSKVMVWHLHLEAPALAYPSGWILEKNLDVIVPLKK from the exons ATGATGGCATCATTTAGGAGAACATTATCTCCGTCAACACATGAACGTTCCCTCCAAAATGGAGATATGTTTTCTGTTTCATCGCCTTCACACAAATTTTCATCTCCTTTGAGTCATTCCTCTTCAGCTGACCTGCCGACTACAGCTTCTGTTTTCTCGTCAATTGGTTTTCTACCAGTTTGGGTTGTGGTTTCGTATGTTCGTGCCTTTCTAATTGGCATTCACCCATCAAAATCAAGTCGGTCGTCAGAGAGATCTAAGGCAAAAGTGCAGGTTTGGAAGAGACCGTTGCTTCATTTTCTCCTGTGTTTTGTTCTTGGGATTTTAATTGGATTCACCCCTTTTAGCATGGAGAGCTTTTCTATAAATCTTGCCTCCAAACACCAAGATTTTGCATTTGAAACCAAGACAACAGAAGGGACAAATCTCCAGCAGGAATTTAGTCAAGTTGGAAACAGGGGAAGGACAATTGAAGCTATAAAGATAGAGAGCACAAATAATTTAGAATTAGAGGTTCAGCAGGAAAAAGAAGCTGATGTGTTAGCTGTTTCTAGTAAGAAGATGGATTCTTTGGTTGGAATATCTCCAGTTCGGATCTTAGATTTTGTTCCCCGCAAATTGCTTATTGTTGTGACTCCAACCTACAACCGTGCATTTCAGGTATTTTATTTGAATAGGCTTGCTCACGCTTTAAGGCTTGTAGCACCACCTGTTCTTTGGATTGTTGTTGAGATGCCTGCTCAGTCCATGGAAACAGCAGACTTGTTGAGGAAAACGGGAGTAATGTATAGGCACCTTGTTTGTGACAAGAATGCGACAAATATAAAAGATCGTGGCATTCATCAGCGGAACACAGCTCTTGCTCACATAGAGCGGCATCGGCTTGATGGCATTGTGTACTTTGCAGATGATGATAACATGTATACACTGGAGCTGTTTGAGCAACTGAGAGATATTAG GCGTTTTGGTACATGGCCAGTTGGCATGCTTGCTCATAGTAAAAATAAGGCAATCTTGGAAGGTCCAGTATGCAATGAAAGTCAAGTGATTGGGTGGCACACAAATGAAAAAAGTAAAAAACTACGCAGATTTCATGTTGATATGTCAGGATTTGCATTCAACAGCACCATTCTTTGGGATCCACAAAGGTGGCATCGTCGTACAAAGGAGCCTATTAGACAGTTGGATACAGTTAAAGAAGGATTCCAA GAGACAAGTTTTATTGAACAAGTTGTAGAAGATGAAAGTCAGATGGAAGGGTTGCCAAATGGTTGTTCGAAAGTCATGGTTTGGCATCTACACTTGGAAGCTCCAGCGCTAGCATATCCTTCAGGGTGGATTCTTGAGAAAAATTTAGATGTCATTGTTCCTTTAAAAAAGTAG